The Acidicapsa acidisoli genome contains a region encoding:
- a CDS encoding glycoside hydrolase family 55 protein codes for MTLRNRGTSSRRDLLSLGAAGAMGLLSTPGVAFAAEREQGATHDSLNVRTFGAAGDAATDDTAAFQRALDAAHTSGGGAVYVPPGRYLFKGTLTIPDGVSLRGSFGCVPSHTGIRDHGQLKPGDDGSALFVAAGHGSEDGKPFLTLNTNSSVSGMTFYYPEQVSDGTPVPYPWTIAMRGKNPAAFDLELLNPYQGIDASQNERHNIRNITGQPLRRGIWVDAIYDIGRIENVHFNPWWSSHSKVYQWQTANGEAFIFGRADWEYVLNTFCFGYRVGYKFVETKTGACNGNFLGIGADDCNRAMLVEQSAPYGILIANGEFTSFHGDDPTMLEVNNTNTGVIRISNSAFWGPCNQIARVGGQGTVGFSDCTFVQWSDTGDHAAIQASSGSLLVRGCEFRQSKRHISIGKSIERAVITGNLFEGAAQIENASTMDVQIGLNAASR; via the coding sequence ATGACACTTCGCAACAGAGGGACTTCTTCGCGGCGAGATCTTCTTTCCCTGGGCGCCGCCGGTGCCATGGGATTACTGAGCACGCCAGGAGTTGCTTTTGCCGCCGAGCGGGAACAAGGAGCCACTCATGATTCATTGAATGTCAGAACCTTCGGTGCCGCGGGCGACGCAGCAACCGATGATACCGCCGCATTCCAACGCGCGCTCGATGCCGCGCACACATCCGGAGGCGGAGCAGTGTATGTGCCGCCTGGGCGGTATCTCTTCAAAGGGACGCTCACAATCCCCGACGGAGTAAGCCTTCGCGGATCCTTTGGCTGCGTGCCGTCGCATACTGGAATTCGAGACCATGGGCAACTGAAGCCGGGCGACGACGGGAGCGCCTTGTTTGTTGCCGCAGGCCACGGGAGCGAAGACGGGAAGCCGTTTCTCACCTTGAATACAAACAGCTCCGTCAGCGGCATGACCTTCTATTATCCTGAGCAGGTCTCGGACGGAACTCCCGTTCCCTATCCGTGGACCATCGCCATGCGCGGTAAGAATCCAGCGGCATTCGATCTCGAACTGCTCAATCCTTACCAGGGCATCGACGCCAGCCAAAACGAACGCCACAACATTCGCAACATTACCGGTCAACCTTTGCGGCGCGGAATCTGGGTCGACGCCATCTACGACATCGGCCGCATCGAGAACGTTCATTTCAACCCCTGGTGGAGTTCGCACAGTAAGGTCTACCAATGGCAAACCGCCAATGGCGAGGCGTTTATCTTCGGCCGCGCGGATTGGGAGTATGTGCTCAATACCTTCTGTTTCGGCTATCGCGTGGGATACAAATTTGTAGAGACTAAGACCGGTGCGTGCAACGGAAATTTCCTGGGAATCGGAGCGGACGACTGCAACCGCGCCATGCTGGTGGAGCAATCCGCACCCTACGGCATTCTTATCGCCAACGGAGAGTTCACCTCATTTCACGGCGACGATCCCACCATGCTTGAAGTTAACAACACCAATACCGGAGTTATTCGAATCAGCAACAGTGCGTTCTGGGGTCCATGCAATCAGATAGCCAGGGTCGGCGGGCAAGGTACCGTGGGCTTTAGCGACTGCACGTTCGTACAGTGGAGCGATACCGGAGACCACGCTGCGATCCAGGCGTCCTCTGGCAGTCTACTCGTGCGGGGATGTGAATTCCGTCAGTCAAAGCGGCATATTTCCATTGGTAAATCCATCGAACGCGCAGTTATCACTGGCAACCTATTCGAGGGCGCAGCGCAGATAGAGAACGCCTCGACAATGGACGTCCAGATTGGATTGAATGCTGCATCGCGTTGA
- a CDS encoding TolC family protein → MKRLTVWLYAAVVLPVALSARPGSSQASPVGSAAAPVPQTVAGQALTWDQVKARFEAANPALKADALGVDEMKAEETTAYLRPNPQFTFSEDGLQLAPHNGVWQPLIGVQEQSNLGYLIEREHKRQLRLETAKDATRVAESSHEDLERNMIFNLRSAFVQTLQAKAVVKLAHDDLEYYDKIIDISRTRFHAGDIAQIDLDRIELLRVQYESELQTALVNLRTSKIQLLQLLNDRTPVEQFDVEGPFTFSDQLKQLEEFRQTALDNRPDLRAALQTIEESKAAHKLAVANGSTDPTLSGWYTHNPSFNNPNDVNTLGLSVSIPLRIFDRNQGEKKRTQIDIDRSQQLTESARAQVFSDVDSAYAQVDSNITLLKPYRDKYLAQSTRVRDTVTFAYQRGGASLMDFLNAQSDYRVVQLAYLQLIGTYLTAASQLNLAVGREVIQ, encoded by the coding sequence ATGAAACGACTCACTGTATGGTTGTATGCAGCCGTAGTGCTGCCTGTGGCGCTGTCTGCCCGTCCTGGAAGCAGTCAAGCGAGCCCAGTTGGCTCGGCAGCTGCTCCTGTGCCGCAGACAGTTGCGGGACAAGCCCTGACCTGGGATCAAGTCAAGGCTCGCTTTGAAGCAGCAAATCCTGCACTCAAGGCCGACGCGCTGGGCGTGGACGAAATGAAGGCGGAAGAGACGACCGCCTATCTCAGGCCAAATCCGCAATTCACATTTTCTGAAGACGGTCTGCAACTTGCGCCCCACAACGGGGTCTGGCAGCCGCTGATTGGCGTTCAGGAACAGTCGAATCTGGGCTACCTGATTGAGCGCGAGCATAAGCGTCAACTTAGGCTTGAGACGGCCAAGGATGCAACGAGGGTCGCTGAGTCGAGCCACGAGGATCTGGAACGCAACATGATCTTCAATCTGCGTTCCGCTTTCGTTCAGACCCTTCAGGCCAAGGCTGTGGTCAAGCTTGCCCACGACGATCTGGAATACTACGACAAGATCATCGACATCAGCCGCACTCGTTTTCACGCCGGAGACATCGCACAGATCGACCTGGATCGTATCGAATTGCTGCGTGTGCAGTATGAGTCCGAACTGCAGACGGCGCTGGTGAACCTTCGTACTTCCAAGATTCAACTATTGCAATTGTTGAATGACCGGACGCCGGTAGAGCAATTTGACGTCGAAGGTCCATTCACCTTTTCTGATCAGTTGAAACAACTGGAAGAATTCCGGCAGACGGCGCTCGACAACAGGCCGGACCTGCGGGCGGCACTGCAGACCATCGAAGAATCGAAGGCGGCCCATAAACTGGCCGTGGCAAATGGTTCCACGGATCCGACCCTGAGTGGCTGGTATACGCACAATCCATCGTTCAATAACCCGAACGACGTTAATACGCTGGGCTTGAGCGTGAGCATTCCGCTTCGCATCTTTGACCGCAACCAGGGAGAAAAGAAGCGCACACAGATCGATATCGATCGCTCGCAGCAGTTGACCGAGTCCGCGCGCGCGCAGGTTTTCAGCGATGTGGACTCCGCATATGCACAGGTCGACAGCAATATCACGCTGCTCAAGCCTTACAGGGACAAGTACCTTGCGCAGTCCACGCGGGTGCGCGATACGGTGACTTTTGCGTATCAGCGCGGCGGGGCTTCGCTGATGGATTTTCTCAATGCGCAAAGCGATTATCGCGTAGTGCAATTGGCCTATCTGCAACTGATCGGCACTTATCTAACGGCGGCCAGCCAACTGAATCTTGCAGTTGGACGCGAGGTGATTCAATGA
- a CDS encoding efflux RND transporter periplasmic adaptor subunit: MMQIRAKNLSGLGIFGLLLITSISFTACKKQESGDGAPPEPQVQHVSDMNLISVDANKVHQFPLQAAEKLEEASQLSATGSVNPDVSREIPVISLANGRVVDIKARLDDYVKKGDLLIKVQSPDVSGAYDTYLKAVNDEQLANKAYLRSKELFDHGAISQATLEQAEDTEKDAQADLTAAEENLKTLGVDKNHPNSLVNVYAPISGVIIAQNVTQAAAAGVTLSGTATAFTIADLSTVWIICDVFENDISKIHLGQSAQIHINAYPDKVLTGRISDIGPVLDPSIRTAKVRLEVPNPGILKLGMFVTATFESKTLQTYTAVPSTAVLHLHDRDWVFVPAGSSQFKRTEVRGGRILPSGKQEILSGLTVGQQVVTNALDLESTVSQ, from the coding sequence ATGATGCAGATTCGAGCTAAGAACCTTTCTGGATTAGGTATATTCGGTCTTTTACTGATAACAAGCATCTCCTTCACGGCTTGCAAAAAGCAGGAGTCGGGCGACGGCGCCCCACCGGAGCCACAGGTCCAACATGTCTCCGATATGAACCTGATCTCGGTAGATGCGAACAAGGTGCACCAGTTCCCACTGCAAGCTGCCGAGAAGCTGGAAGAAGCGTCGCAGCTGTCTGCAACCGGCTCGGTAAATCCCGACGTCTCGCGGGAGATTCCGGTTATCTCCCTGGCCAACGGACGAGTCGTCGACATAAAGGCGCGCCTTGACGATTATGTGAAGAAGGGCGACCTGCTCATCAAGGTTCAAAGCCCGGATGTTTCGGGTGCATATGATACCTATCTCAAAGCGGTGAACGACGAGCAGTTGGCCAACAAGGCATATCTGCGTTCAAAGGAACTCTTCGACCACGGTGCGATATCGCAAGCGACGCTGGAGCAGGCGGAAGACACCGAGAAGGATGCTCAAGCCGATCTGACCGCAGCAGAAGAGAACCTCAAAACGCTAGGCGTCGACAAGAATCACCCCAACAGCCTGGTAAACGTTTATGCGCCAATTTCTGGCGTCATTATTGCTCAGAACGTGACCCAGGCTGCAGCCGCGGGCGTAACGCTCTCGGGCACAGCCACTGCTTTCACGATTGCTGATCTTTCAACCGTGTGGATCATCTGCGACGTCTTCGAAAACGACATTTCAAAGATTCACCTCGGGCAGTCCGCTCAGATCCACATCAATGCCTACCCGGACAAAGTCTTGACAGGCCGCATCAGCGACATCGGCCCGGTGCTTGACCCAAGTATCCGCACGGCCAAGGTGAGGCTCGAGGTTCCAAACCCTGGCATTCTCAAGCTCGGGATGTTTGTGACCGCGACGTTTGAGAGCAAGACTCTGCAAACCTACACCGCGGTTCCCTCAACTGCGGTTCTGCACCTGCATGATCGAGACTGGGTCTTCGTGCCCGCCGGCAGCAGCCAGTTCAAACGGACGGAAGTTCGGGGCGGAAGAATACTGCCAAGTGGCAAACAGGAGATTCTGAGCGGCCTGACTGTTGGCCAGCAGGTCGTAACCAATGCGCTGGATCTGGAAAGCACGGTGAGCCAGTAA
- a CDS encoding efflux RND transporter permease subunit — protein MIRALVDFALKNRWLVLGGVIVLTAWGVISFRNLPIEAYPDVANNYVQIITQWPGRSAEEIERQVTVPVEIQMAGIPHMTHLRSFSLAGISSLTLTFDDESINDVNREHTLERLSQVTLPAGLQPQMGTDWSPVGQIYWYTLESTNPAYDAMEKKSLEDWSMEKTFKGVKGVVDVASFGGPTREYQIKLDPDKLISYGLSIGQVEQQVANNNTNAGGSFIEQGAQQVNVQSVGLYTNVTDIENTVIKTQSGTALKIKDIGVVTQGPKIRLGQIGRAWHHPDGTIVDNDDTVEGVLLLQKGDDSDPVLKGIEAKVAELNGHILPPGVKIVPFLDRSDLVHFTVHTVEHNLAEGVILVSLILFVFLGNVRGAIIVALTIPFSLLFASILLNLNHIPANLLSLGALDFGMVVDGAVVMIENIIRHLAHKNDPHTPQQKIRDAAQEVQKPVFFAIAIIITAYLPIFTLQAVEGRLFKPMAWTVAFALLGALTFSIIVAPVLASLLFSKGAKEWENPLMGFLVRHYRTSVRWAIMNRKITVGVALVIFAIAMWLNFGGVIGSEFLPHLDEGAIWVRGSLAPSEGPTTSIDFTNRARLALAAFPEVTQVVSQTGRPDDGTDVTGFFNTEYFVDLKQKEDWRPVFHQNKEELIAAMDKELESKFAGVIWNFSQPISDNMEEAVSGVKGELAVKLYGDDLKVLESKAQEIVDLMSKVKGVEDLGIFRIIGQPNLNFTVDRQAAARFGINVADVQDAIQTAVGGAAETQVQQGEARYDVTVRYLPKYRDTRDAIENIRLLSPTGERVSLAQVTHVSTDDGAEEIYREGGQRYIAIKYSVRGRDLGSTVEEALEKVNRLVKLPPGYHTEWAGEYESQKRANARLAIIVPVTLACIFLILYIMFGSFKWAFLIMASVFMSSIGGPLALFLTHTNFSVSSAVGFLALFGVSVQTGVIMLEYINQLRARRRGMQEDRKTNIIEAAIEGAVLRLRPIMMTMLVATLGLMPAAFSHGIGSDSQRPFAIVIVGGLLANLVIGIFLLPTLYVMFAGDNDKLPKIEGDEEF, from the coding sequence ATGATTCGCGCCTTGGTTGATTTTGCGCTCAAAAATCGCTGGCTGGTGCTGGGCGGGGTCATCGTGCTTACTGCGTGGGGTGTGATTTCGTTTCGCAATCTGCCGATCGAAGCCTATCCGGATGTAGCCAATAACTACGTTCAGATCATCACGCAATGGCCTGGCCGTTCGGCGGAAGAGATCGAGCGGCAGGTCACGGTACCGGTAGAAATCCAGATGGCCGGCATTCCGCACATGACGCACCTGCGGTCCTTCTCTCTGGCAGGCATATCGAGCCTGACGCTGACCTTCGATGATGAATCGATCAACGATGTCAATCGCGAACACACGCTGGAACGGCTCTCTCAGGTAACTCTGCCGGCTGGGCTTCAGCCGCAGATGGGCACCGACTGGAGCCCTGTTGGACAGATCTACTGGTACACCCTTGAAAGCACCAATCCCGCTTACGATGCGATGGAGAAAAAGTCGCTCGAAGACTGGTCGATGGAGAAGACCTTCAAGGGCGTAAAGGGCGTAGTCGACGTGGCCAGCTTCGGCGGCCCTACGCGGGAGTACCAGATCAAGCTTGACCCGGATAAGCTCATCTCCTACGGACTCAGTATCGGTCAGGTCGAGCAGCAGGTAGCGAACAATAACACCAATGCGGGTGGCAGCTTTATCGAGCAGGGCGCGCAGCAGGTGAACGTGCAGTCGGTGGGTCTTTATACCAATGTCACCGACATTGAAAACACCGTAATCAAGACACAATCCGGCACGGCGCTGAAGATCAAGGATATTGGCGTCGTTACGCAGGGGCCTAAGATCCGGCTTGGACAGATCGGCCGCGCGTGGCACCACCCGGATGGCACAATCGTCGACAACGACGACACTGTCGAAGGCGTGTTGCTGCTGCAGAAAGGCGACGACTCTGACCCGGTTTTGAAAGGCATCGAAGCCAAGGTTGCAGAGCTGAATGGGCACATTCTCCCGCCCGGAGTAAAGATAGTTCCCTTCCTCGACCGGTCCGACCTGGTGCACTTCACCGTGCACACGGTCGAGCACAACCTTGCAGAGGGCGTGATTCTCGTTTCGCTCATCTTGTTTGTCTTCCTGGGGAATGTCCGCGGCGCAATCATTGTGGCTCTGACCATTCCGTTCTCGCTGCTGTTTGCATCGATTCTGCTGAACCTGAACCACATTCCAGCCAACCTGCTGTCGCTCGGAGCGCTCGACTTCGGCATGGTTGTGGATGGCGCAGTCGTGATGATTGAAAACATCATCCGACACCTGGCGCACAAAAACGACCCCCATACGCCACAGCAAAAGATCCGGGATGCAGCGCAGGAAGTCCAAAAGCCTGTCTTCTTCGCCATCGCCATCATCATCACCGCGTATCTGCCTATTTTTACTCTGCAGGCCGTGGAGGGAAGGCTCTTCAAGCCGATGGCCTGGACGGTGGCCTTTGCGCTGCTGGGAGCTTTGACCTTCTCCATCATCGTCGCTCCAGTTTTGGCCAGTCTGCTTTTCAGCAAGGGTGCGAAAGAGTGGGAGAACCCGCTGATGGGCTTCCTCGTGAGGCACTATCGCACCAGCGTCCGATGGGCCATCATGAATCGCAAGATCACTGTCGGCGTGGCGCTTGTGATCTTTGCCATCGCTATGTGGCTCAACTTTGGAGGCGTGATTGGATCGGAGTTCCTGCCTCATCTGGATGAAGGCGCGATCTGGGTGCGCGGTTCCCTTGCTCCAAGCGAAGGACCCACAACCAGCATCGACTTCACCAACCGCGCGCGTCTTGCCCTTGCGGCATTTCCGGAGGTAACTCAGGTAGTCAGCCAGACCGGACGACCGGACGACGGCACCGATGTAACCGGCTTCTTCAATACGGAGTACTTCGTCGATCTCAAACAGAAAGAAGATTGGCGGCCGGTCTTCCATCAGAACAAGGAAGAGCTGATCGCCGCGATGGATAAAGAGCTTGAGAGCAAGTTCGCCGGAGTGATCTGGAATTTCTCTCAGCCGATCTCGGACAACATGGAAGAAGCTGTCTCTGGCGTCAAAGGCGAACTGGCCGTGAAGCTCTACGGCGATGACTTGAAGGTCCTCGAATCCAAAGCGCAGGAGATCGTAGACCTGATGAGCAAGGTCAAGGGCGTCGAGGATCTGGGCATCTTTCGCATCATCGGACAGCCCAACCTGAATTTCACCGTGGACCGTCAGGCCGCAGCTCGCTTCGGCATCAACGTCGCGGACGTGCAAGACGCGATCCAGACTGCTGTAGGCGGAGCAGCCGAAACGCAGGTGCAACAGGGCGAAGCACGTTATGACGTAACGGTGCGCTATCTGCCAAAATATCGCGACACACGCGATGCCATCGAGAATATACGCTTGCTCTCGCCGACGGGAGAACGCGTTTCGCTGGCGCAGGTGACGCATGTGTCCACCGACGACGGCGCTGAGGAGATCTACCGCGAAGGTGGCCAACGGTATATCGCAATCAAGTACTCGGTCCGCGGGCGCGACCTTGGATCAACGGTGGAAGAAGCCCTCGAAAAGGTGAATCGGCTGGTCAAGCTACCGCCGGGATACCACACCGAGTGGGCCGGTGAATACGAAAGTCAGAAGCGAGCGAACGCGCGCCTGGCCATTATTGTTCCTGTAACCCTGGCATGTATCTTCCTGATCCTCTACATCATGTTCGGATCGTTCAAATGGGCGTTCCTGATCATGGCCAGCGTTTTCATGTCCTCGATCGGTGGCCCGCTGGCGCTGTTTCTAACGCATACGAACTTCAGCGTCTCGTCGGCGGTCGGCTTCCTCGCGCTCTTCGGCGTTTCGGTGCAGACCGGCGTGATCATGCTGGAGTACATCAACCAACTGCGTGCACGTAGAAGGGGCATGCAGGAGGATCGCAAGACGAACATCATCGAAGCCGCGATCGAAGGAGCGGTGCTTCGCTTGCGTCCCATCATGATGACGATGCTGGTGGCGACTCTCGGTCTGATGCCTGCGGCCTTCTCGCATGGCATCGGGTCGGATTCACAGCGGCCGTTCGCAATCGTCATCGTCGGCGGCCTTCTGGCCAACTTGGTAATCGGAATCTTCCTGTTGCCTACGCTGTATGTAATGTTCGCAGGCGACAACGACAAGTTGCCCAAGATTGAAGGGGACGAGGAGTTCTGA
- a CDS encoding ABC transporter permease — protein sequence MAQRSLTWSRAAIIAGRDLRSAPGKFIFVVLSVAVGVAALVGVRGFSESFRSTLTREARSLMAGDLSARTNQQPSAAERQKVDSLKGQGIRSTWVTETISMASVPPDPVPILVSLKAVDPAAYPYYGKAELDPDMPLASALTANSVVVADEFLIRLKAKVGDTLRLGGHNFRIAARLVQEPDRITAGAGLGPRVLISRAALDSTNLLAPGSRANERLLLQLPTTLQTTVQLAAVRKQVEAMLPEAQVMDYREGNPALTEGLDRATAILSLICLVAMVLGAIGVAMSMHAHLEQRMDVLAILKAIGAGSGDLLRIFLLQTMGLGLAGALVGVAAGAGVMLALPAVFGNLLPVHATLSFPWRSALAGLATGLLTTLLFCLPPLLDVRQVRPILVLRRMVEQAEERGFVAFLRHWGQRKLQIAAAVVILVALTAIAAALSDSAQVGTWFGASLAAILIVLLLLSAGFLRLLRWLLKIVRLHLPQYLRQGLANLYRPGNQSAAVLAALGTGVMLILAVYLMQSQVLREIQETASPKLPNIFLVDVTSDEVPGMQKFFKTQPGVQDQLELLPVISGRFVSLNGVPLEKLKVEHFPRRMLESVSLSWADTLPEGDKIRQGKWWSDPNAHQMAIGEGIAQRIHVGVGSAVAVEVEGKVMQLTVAATFRADEQHIGGRSSFLLPSGLLKDAPVVWYGAARVDSKQVSMIERALFAAFPTVTVINLADVLDRIETVVNQITFVVRFLAGFSIFAGLMILASSIASTRFRRTREAVVLKTLGATRWRIIRIFSVEFSVLGLLAGTVGAIFANLLTRVLLRKLEAQWHFEWRATLIALVGTAILAAATGWLASYRILGLRPLEVLRGE from the coding sequence ATGGCACAGCGATCTCTCACCTGGTCACGCGCGGCCATCATCGCCGGTCGCGATCTGCGCTCCGCTCCCGGCAAGTTCATCTTTGTAGTTCTCTCGGTTGCTGTCGGTGTCGCTGCGCTTGTCGGCGTTCGCGGGTTCAGCGAGAGTTTCCGCTCGACACTCACACGTGAGGCGCGTTCGTTGATGGCAGGCGATCTCTCAGCGCGAACCAATCAGCAACCCTCAGCGGCAGAGCGGCAGAAGGTCGACTCGCTCAAGGGGCAGGGAATCCGCAGCACATGGGTAACGGAAACCATCTCGATGGCCTCGGTCCCACCCGATCCGGTCCCGATCCTCGTATCGCTCAAGGCCGTCGATCCCGCTGCATATCCGTATTACGGAAAAGCTGAGCTTGATCCGGATATGCCGCTCGCCTCCGCGTTGACAGCCAACTCCGTTGTCGTTGCCGATGAGTTTCTGATCCGGCTGAAAGCCAAAGTCGGTGATACGCTGCGCCTGGGCGGTCACAACTTCCGCATTGCCGCCCGGCTTGTTCAGGAGCCAGACCGCATCACGGCCGGAGCTGGCCTGGGGCCGCGTGTGCTTATCTCCCGAGCGGCTCTCGATTCAACTAATCTGCTCGCCCCCGGCAGCCGGGCTAACGAACGGCTCTTATTGCAACTACCGACCACGCTGCAGACCACGGTTCAACTCGCGGCCGTCCGCAAGCAGGTCGAGGCCATGCTGCCGGAAGCGCAGGTGATGGACTACCGTGAGGGCAACCCCGCGTTGACGGAGGGCCTGGACCGCGCTACTGCGATCCTAAGTCTCATTTGCCTGGTGGCCATGGTGCTTGGTGCAATTGGCGTCGCCATGTCGATGCACGCGCATCTCGAACAGCGCATGGATGTGCTGGCGATCCTGAAAGCGATTGGTGCTGGCTCCGGCGATCTGCTGCGCATTTTTCTACTGCAAACGATGGGTCTGGGACTGGCTGGCGCGCTTGTCGGAGTGGCTGCCGGCGCGGGCGTAATGCTGGCGCTTCCGGCGGTCTTCGGCAATTTGCTGCCGGTACACGCGACGCTTTCCTTTCCATGGCGGTCGGCTCTGGCTGGCCTTGCAACGGGTCTGCTGACCACGCTGCTCTTCTGCCTCCCTCCGTTGCTCGATGTCCGTCAGGTGCGGCCCATCCTTGTTTTGCGCCGCATGGTGGAGCAAGCGGAGGAGCGCGGATTTGTCGCCTTTCTGCGTCACTGGGGACAGCGCAAGCTCCAGATTGCCGCGGCCGTCGTGATTCTGGTAGCGCTGACTGCAATCGCCGCCGCGCTGAGCGATTCCGCGCAGGTCGGCACATGGTTCGGCGCGTCTCTCGCGGCTATTCTCATTGTTCTGCTCCTGCTTTCTGCTGGATTTCTGCGCCTGCTGCGTTGGCTGCTCAAGATTGTGCGCCTGCATTTGCCGCAATATCTGCGCCAGGGACTGGCTAATCTCTATCGCCCGGGCAATCAGTCGGCTGCCGTGCTCGCTGCTCTTGGCACCGGAGTGATGCTGATTCTGGCCGTCTACCTGATGCAGTCCCAGGTGCTGCGTGAGATTCAGGAGACTGCCTCGCCGAAGCTGCCGAACATCTTCCTTGTCGACGTTACCTCGGACGAAGTCCCGGGAATGCAAAAGTTTTTCAAGACGCAGCCAGGTGTCCAGGATCAGTTGGAGTTGCTTCCGGTCATCAGTGGGAGATTTGTTTCGCTCAATGGTGTTCCGCTGGAAAAACTGAAAGTCGAACATTTTCCACGCCGCATGCTCGAGAGTGTGTCGCTGAGTTGGGCGGACACGCTGCCGGAAGGAGACAAGATCCGGCAAGGCAAATGGTGGAGCGACCCCAACGCGCATCAGATGGCCATCGGCGAAGGCATTGCGCAGCGCATTCACGTTGGCGTCGGTTCTGCTGTTGCTGTTGAAGTCGAGGGAAAGGTGATGCAACTCACAGTCGCTGCGACCTTCCGCGCCGACGAACAGCACATCGGTGGCCGCAGCAGCTTCCTCTTGCCGTCCGGTTTGCTTAAAGACGCGCCTGTAGTCTGGTATGGCGCTGCGAGGGTCGATTCGAAGCAAGTATCAATGATCGAACGCGCCCTCTTTGCGGCGTTTCCGACGGTTACGGTCATTAATCTGGCCGACGTCCTCGACCGCATCGAAACCGTGGTCAATCAGATTACTTTCGTGGTTCGCTTTCTTGCTGGATTTTCGATTTTTGCTGGCCTGATGATTCTGGCTTCGAGCATTGCCAGTACGCGCTTTCGCCGCACTCGGGAAGCGGTCGTGCTGAAGACGCTTGGAGCAACGCGCTGGCGCATCATTCGTATCTTCAGCGTGGAGTTCAGCGTGCTTGGTCTTCTGGCGGGTACAGTCGGCGCCATCTTTGCCAACCTGCTCACTCGCGTGCTGCTGCGTAAGCTCGAAGCGCAATGGCATTTTGAGTGGCGTGCTACTCTGATCGCTTTAGTGGGCACAGCCATTCTGGCTGCCGCAACCGGCTGGCTAGCGAGTTATCGCATCCTTGGCTTACGACCCCTGGAAGTGTTGCGCGGGGAGTAA
- a CDS encoding ABC transporter ATP-binding protein, producing the protein MIEVRGVRKWIQNGSRRVEILKGIDISIPSGQFVAIVGASGSGKSTLLGLLAGLDTPSEGEIWLDGTPIHNLEEEALSAVRGQKLGFVFQSYQLIPTLTALENVLLPFELNLPGSGIDRARKLLTQVGLAERVDHYPVQLSGGEQQRVALARAFIVEPPIVMADEPTGNLDSVNGEKVLELLLSRNRDAGTTLVLVTHDPQVAALAHRKIVLRDGLVVEDILSAEPVAVASGIQDGIQ; encoded by the coding sequence ATGATTGAAGTGCGCGGGGTGAGGAAGTGGATTCAGAACGGCTCAAGACGAGTCGAGATTTTGAAGGGGATCGACATAAGCATCCCTTCGGGTCAGTTTGTAGCGATTGTTGGGGCCAGCGGTAGCGGAAAGAGCACGTTGCTGGGCCTGCTTGCCGGCCTCGATACGCCTAGCGAAGGCGAAATCTGGCTCGACGGCACGCCGATTCACAATCTGGAAGAAGAAGCGCTTTCCGCCGTGCGAGGCCAGAAGCTGGGGTTTGTTTTTCAGTCGTACCAACTGATTCCGACGCTCACTGCGCTAGAAAATGTGCTGTTGCCCTTCGAACTTAATCTGCCGGGGAGCGGTATCGACCGTGCCCGTAAATTGCTGACACAGGTGGGCCTCGCCGAGCGCGTCGATCACTACCCCGTGCAACTCTCCGGCGGCGAACAGCAACGTGTTGCGCTGGCGCGAGCCTTCATCGTCGAACCGCCTATTGTCATGGCCGACGAACCTACCGGCAACCTCGACTCCGTGAACGGCGAAAAAGTACTCGAATTGCTTCTGAGCCGCAACCGGGACGCAGGAACCACCCTCGTTCTGGTAACCCACGATCCGCAGGTCGCCGCGCTGGCACACCGCAAGATCGTGTTGCGGGACGGCCTGGTGGTGGAAGACATTCTGTCGGCTGAGCCAGTTGCCGTGGCGAGCGGAATTCAGGATGGGATTCAGTAG
- a CDS encoding arylesterase has translation MMRRRNRRLSRLGPLLAICLIAVGMHAASPEKTLVCFGDSITAGYGLDADKSYPAALAELLSKRGYHYRVLNQGVSGNTTKDAVARVNSIVALHPEVVVVEFGGNDGLRGLPLDVTRKNLDSVLATLEAAKIRVLLVGITLPPNYGADYIQTFNAIYRDAANKHHVPLMPMLYDHIYTLPGTIQEDGIHPTAKGSELIAEHLEPLLIPLLRK, from the coding sequence ATGATGCGTCGCCGCAATCGGAGACTGAGCCGCCTCGGTCCGCTCTTGGCAATTTGCCTGATCGCCGTCGGGATGCACGCTGCCAGCCCCGAGAAGACCCTGGTCTGTTTTGGCGACAGCATCACAGCCGGTTACGGATTGGACGCCGACAAGAGCTATCCAGCAGCCCTGGCAGAACTTCTGTCGAAGCGCGGATACCATTACCGCGTCCTCAACCAGGGCGTGAGCGGGAATACGACGAAAGATGCCGTGGCCCGCGTGAACTCAATCGTCGCGCTTCATCCCGAGGTCGTGGTCGTGGAATTCGGCGGCAACGACGGTCTTCGCGGCCTCCCGCTCGACGTAACCCGCAAGAATCTCGATTCTGTGCTCGCAACTTTGGAAGCCGCAAAGATTCGAGTTCTCTTGGTGGGCATCACCTTGCCGCCAAATTACGGCGCGGACTATATCCAGACCTTTAACGCCATCTATCGCGACGCGGCAAACAAGCATCATGTACCGCTCATGCCGATGCTGTACGACCATATTTACACGTTGCCTGGAACAATCCAGGAGGACGGCATCCATCCAACGGCAAAGGGCTCCGAGTTGATCGCCGAACACCTTGAGCCGCTGTTGATTCCGTTGCTCCGCAAGTAA